In Periplaneta americana isolate PAMFEO1 chromosome 8, P.americana_PAMFEO1_priV1, whole genome shotgun sequence, the sequence gtcaagtttctgctTCTCTTGGCTGGATatttagtattttcatgtcagtgtctatgttgctgtagttgtgactGGAGTTCGTGatatgttctgcgtaggttgaattgttgtgtagtttggttaagGCTGTGATATGTTTCTTGTAATgggtttgaaatgatcttccagccTGTCCAAAGTAGAAGTCGTGAGGAAATTACCGGTACCTTGCTGACTAGTTTCATtttccaaagcctagtgaaggtccctcactatcatctgtacaacttctacattggacagactagaagatcatttcaaacaccttaaaaggaacatatcacagccataaccaaactacacaacaattcaacctacgaagaacacatcacaaactccaatcacaactacagcaacatagacactgacatgaaaatactgcacatccagtcaaaaaccagaaacttgacactctagaacaatatgaaatatacagagttgttttcgatctctgataacgaatttgaatgacgtcatatgcgtcaggagtcacacgacagctgaactgtggcacgaagtaacagaccagtagtgagtgatctcatagtcaaagTGCACGGCAACTCATAGCAGAAGTTCcgaagaaaatcgagtcttttcgggaggggtacattacgaccctttccaatgccaagtacagttaagtgaaaataaaataagcctgcaataaacgaggtttcgttatttccaagaaaggcatcttctgtgtacttaataagattggtaaagctcgaatgaaattaatttgtatcatctcgtggggtgaggcgacttgtgacggggggggggggtggatctgcttgctttttccattttggaattaatcccattcgagctttgccagtcttattaagtacacagaagatgcctttcttggaaataacgaaacctcgtttattgcaggattattttattttcacttaactgtacttggcattggaaagggttgtaATGTACTCCTCccgaaaaggctcgattttcttcagaatttctgcacacaagatgcctttcttggtaATAACGAAACCAcatgttttgcaggctcctatgattttcacgtaactgtacttggcgtcggaaagggttgttatgtacccctcccaaaaaggctcgattttcttgggcattgctactgtgatgcaCCGTGcattctgattatgaaatcactcactactggtctgtcacctctcgccgcaatacAGCTGTCTGTGTGACATGATGTCATTCAGAttcattatcagagatcggaaacaaccctgcacaaacatacaaaaacacacatcCTGAAAACTCAACTCAAATTCAAAACACACATCCTTTTTGACACAATCATAAACACaaccagagatcggaaacaaccctgcacaaacatactaaaacacacaTCCTGAAAACGCAAAtcaaattcataaacataatcagagatcggaaacaaccctgcacaaacatacaaaaacacacatcCTGAAAACTCAACTCAAATTCAAAACACACATCCTTTTTGACACAATCATAAACACaaccagagatcggaaacaaccctgcacaaacatactaaaacacacaTCCTGAAAACGCAAAtcaaattcataaacataatcagagatcggaaacaaccctgcacaaacatacaaaaacacacatcCTGAAAACTCAACTCAAATTCAAAAGACATCCTTTTTGATACAATCATAAACACAACCcatcacaacaggaaaccagaagatagcgcaggacctTCACTAGACTTTGGAAAATGAAAaacatcacttcgaaactagtcagccaggtaattttctaatgttaacacagtaaagagttataaagttaatgaatgatgaataataatattgctgGAGCAAGTATTTATTGTGATCTTTTTTGCCTTTGACCTTACAGTAGTAGAACACTCTGCTTACTAAGATGGTGAATTAGAAGTTATTAATACTGGTATACAACAATTAAAGATTAAATTCATCTATCAAAGTAGGTAACCATATTTTGTAATTCTACTGAAACTGAACCCTGATCTCCATCTTGTTACATGTCCTGAATGCTGGTTGCACTAAATTGTGATTGCTGTAGTGTGGACTATCGGCCTTTCTACCCCAGTGTTAAGAAATGTGCTTGCATGCGCCATCTAAACATATTAATCTTTCTATATAGTCTCCAAACACAATATGTCCTCAATAAGAATTGAGAAATCATTTCTTAATGCCAATAATAGTTGGTTACATTAACCTTCTCTCTAATTGTGTGATCTGTGAGTTGGTTTGAGTACGTTTTAGTCCACTTGACTGTTTTAGTTGTTCCTGCAGACGTGCTACTTCTCCTTCTAGTCGTCGAATTGTTGTTTGTAGAATCTGAGGATCAGGTGGACCACAGTAGTCCAATGGCAGAGGATAATGTATCCTGAAaagaggaaattaaataattcatgaGGCCGACCAttgtaattaccattattattattattattattattattattattattattattattactattattactattattattattattattattattattattattattattattattattattattattattattatttacttatggcttttaaggaacccagaggttcattgccgccctcacataaacccgccatcagtccctatcctgagcaagattaatccagtccctaccatcatatcccactccctcaaatccatttattaagttacatttattcagaGACAGATTTACCCACAGGCTAAGTAGACTGCAGTTTACCTACATAGAGCAGCAAACTTCAGGAGAGGAAAGTTTTAAGAGCGTTTTTACttctgtcacagtctagtatatacagtcacgaagcttgagttgttgaggttgctaggaacaatagactgtgcaggtactatctcgcattgtctgtaatgaggcggtagtagcgatcctagtggttagcaactatctatggatgcatatttattacatattgagcttcgtgactgtatatactaggctgtgcttCTGTTTTAATAGGTTTCCGCATGAGATGAATGATCGCTGACAGTTTATGGAGCCCAAGCACTGCTACAGTGATCTGAAGGAGACAAAATGTCCACTAGAATTTTGCGTTTGAATTTGAATGGCGGAGGAGTGTGATTGGTGAATAGCATCTCATGTCGTAATGATATACATTTTTACCCATTTACTTGGTCAATgtgtataaaaaatatttacgATATGCCACCACTTGAATGCTGCATGGTTGGTGAATCCTCGTCCCCTGAAATTAGCTGTGTCAGTCTGTAGTCTGTCCTTAACAGCCAGTAAAGGTGTGCAATGACTCAGTTAAGATTAAGATGTGCACTTTATTAAGTTGTATTTTGCAATGGTTACATGAGGCATTAGTTGCAAAATcaaatacatcactaaaacataatttttcagtatgaaggaaaaacgtttgcaaggaactaaggatttgcaaccaatactattctttcatcatacaaatccatgtgatgtatctggctttggagcataacagtgctctagcagttgtagaatcatatgaagatattaaatatgaaaaacgtttgcaaggaaccaaggatttgcaaccaatactattctttcatcttacaaatccatgtgatgtatctggctttggagcataacagtgctataacagttgtagaatcatatgaagatattaaatatgaaaaacattTGCAAGGAactaaggatttgcaaccaatactattctttcatcatacaaatccatgtgatgtatctggctttggagcataacagtgctctagcagttgtagaatcatatgaagatatgaaatatgaaaaacgtttgcaaggaaccaaggatttgcaaccaatactattctttcatcttaCAAATTCATgttatgtatctggctttggagcataacagtgctatagcagttgtagaatcatatgaagatatgaaatatgaaaaaagtttgcaaggaaccaaggatttgcaaccaatactattctttcatcatacaaatccatgtgatgtatctggctttggagcataacagtgctatagcagttgtagaatcatatgaagatatgaaatatgaaaaacattTGCAAGGAactaaggatttgcaaccaatactattctttcatcttacaaatccatgtgatgtatctcgctttggagcataacagtgttctagcagttgtagaatcatatgaagatattaaatatgaaaaacattTGCAAGGAactaaggatttgcaaccaatactattctttcatcatacaaatccatgtgatataTCTgcctttggagcataacagtgctatagcagttgtagaatcatatgaagatattaaatatgaaaaacgtttgcaaggaaccaaggatttgcaaccaatactattctttcatcatacaaatccatgtgatgtatctggcggctttggagcataacagtgctccagcagttgtagaatcatatgaagatatgaaatatgaaaaacgtttgcaaggaaccaaggatttgcaaccaatactattctttcatcatacaaatccatgtgatgtatctggctttggagcataacagtgctctagcagttgtagaatcatatgaagatatgaaatatgaaaaacatttgcaagaaaccaaggatttgcaaccaatactattctttcatcatacaaatccatgtgatgtatctggctttggagcataacagtgctatagcagttgtagaatcatatgaagatatgaaatatgaaaaacgtttgcaaggaaccaaggatttgcaaccaatactattctttcatcatacaaatccatgtgatgtatctggctttggagcataacagtgctctagcagttgtagaatcatatgaagatatggaatataacattaattttaattctggatctatTGTTAGAACGTTTCTATTTGATTGAATgtcttttatatttaaaaaaaataatgtatcttaatttgcaactacacgccttaCATATTCAGTACTGTGCATGTACAGACCCAAAAACAAAATTCAggtagcccaaattttgtttctggatctgtacatatTATGAAAACGTACGTACAGAAAAATAAATCATGTGACAGAACAAGAGAAAGCTTTAGACGTAAATTTCCTGGTCTCTCTAGTAAATGGGTTTAATGAAAGATGTTCTGAGAATTATGTGATGTGAATTATGTATCACACAAGATGGACAATACTTTCAGCAGTTACTCTGCGAAggtatagtcccgacgctgttatttccagcgtgactccgcctctttgcttacgtcttagaaagtgaaagctctatgaagtctagataggtagtatcgttcgccatttttgttcttacgttgccgagctaccatgcgaggaatctatttgtcacaccgttaaacattatcatgtcgtagctcctatgataataaatcaaacgcaatgtaattcagcaaataattgagcggcaaataacgtcttcgtgtgctttctgcgaacgccaacgaaagagctaaaatggcgggcaattatagtaagtatttagCGAGCCTTCAGAAATgaatcagcaaatcacaagatgcacacgtttaaatgtagccgacctgcaacgcgattggctgccggaaattagagcaacgggactataggctaccgaatgttattaatataacatagtacGCAAGTTTTAAACCAGGAAGTGTCATGAATACGCAGATGCAAGCAGCGGcagtagtggggggggggggctacTGCTGGTCGGCTGACAAACAACGGAAACATTCGCTGGGACGCACTGTATTTAATACAGTGTTATACATTACCTGTCAAATTCAACCGTGTATGTAAGAATAAGATATCGGCGGCTTGAATTCTGCGACAGATTGTTTGATTGAACTGTACGAGGAGTGCAGAAGGCTCGTCCCATGGCTCGCCGACTTCGTAACTGTTCGAGATCATCGTAAGTTAGTAAGTCCAGAGTGATGCATTCACTTGTCTATACTCCAATCAAAAGAAGTTTATTGTATAAATGATTACAGTAGGCTTATTCTGAATGTAAATGTAAATCATAATTACACACCACATACATATAATTAGATGATAATATACCTTTAACAGTCCTGATTTTAACATTGTTACGAATATATCAAATTTCTTGTAGTTTCCTGTTTTGTGTGTTAGAGTCTCTATATCTGCAAAGGAAAAAAATCCTGTATTGTAAACAAACTTTTTAGTAGCCATGCTCTATCTTCATAGAGATGGTTGAAGACATGTTATATGTTAAAGTAAAATGGTCAAAATCGAGATTTGAATCTCCTTAACTTCTTCAGTGATCGTTTAACAGCAGAATAGCATTTAAGAGAAAAGTGTCTCTGAATTTCACCATTACTTACTTAGAAGCTTTACAATAGCCTAAGCGTTTAAAGGGTTAGATTATTTTATGAACATGAATATGGTAAAAAATTCATCAAGTGTTTCAAATGCTATGCATGTACGTATAAAACTCAAAGTAACAGTGTAAAAATTGCATTTTCCAATACAGATTCTGAAAATCATTTTTCAATAGTTTATATTTCAGTGCATCAAAGTAATATAGCAATGAAGCAGAAAAACTTGCCATGAAGACACGTGAatggcatagaggtagagccccctgcttttttttttttaccacgtTATTGCAATGAAATGATGTGGAATAATCCAAATACCAAGGAAAAAAAActctaatatattatgtaacttattagctaataaaatttatataggaCTAACAAGATGCATCATAGCTACACTGCCAATCTTCTGTTGTATATTTATCAGTAATACTCAATTCTAGTGAGTTTCCTTCAATGACTCTCATCTTTATCAAATAATCTCTATCTTTGAATGAATATGTGGTAACCAGATGTGGttgttcattcatttttttatgtattttctgTTTCTTAAAACGTAATAATATACATAACTTAATtagtataatacaattttactgtCAACACTAAGTTAcagcaatataactgcattcataTTGCCGCTGTTTTCGCAATATAGCTGacatgaaacaaaagaaagaagttaTATCAGCTGAAGTATGAACAGTTGACTGCATCATTGCGTTTCAATTTGAATGGCGGAGGTGTGTGATCGGTGAACAGCATTTCAGGTCGTAATGCTATACATTTTTACCCATTTACTTGCACAatgtgtataaaaatatttacgaAAAATGTGTCTCCACATAGCAGTTACAGTGTGATAAAGGTTTTACTCCGGCAATTAAATGTAGTACCTACAAGTACCAGTGACAGGTACAGGATATTGGGATCTTTTTTGATGGGTAGAAACTATTCTACACGGACAGAAACACAGACGAATGTCGTGCACAATGATACAGAAGGTGCCAAAACAATAAAGAAGAAACGTATAGCAAGTGAAAGTCGTAAAACGAAACCTTCTAATACATCCTCAACAGAGATTCTGGATTATATGAATTCTAAACCTTCACTCAAATCACTTTTGAATCATTTACCAGAAAAGCTTCTGAAGCGCAAAAGAGCGAAGCCAGATGCTTTTTATGCTATAGATAGCGATGTTGCGAGTGAGTTATTGTAGTTGATTTACGTAGACTATTAAATACTGTGAAGCAAGCTCTCAGATTTGTGGACCTTTTACAAGTCgtattataggcctatcttacattttttttttcagacaaacTTGTCGAATTAATTGGACAAGATGTAGTGAAAGGAGGAGTTCCCGTATATGAGGCCAATCCTGGCCTCGGATTGATATCTAAACACCTACTCAATGCAGGTGTCCAAAGATTGTGCGTCTGTGAACCCTCTCCATCTTTCAGTCAACAAATGAAGGTAAATGTAATGTCGTGCGCCTAATGAATTATTAGGCGCGGTACCATACAGGGGCAGTGATGGAATGGCACTAAGAAAATACAGATACTAGCCTACATACTATAATAATGAAATACTCCACATGATATTACAGAGAGATTACCCATTTtctagaaaaaagaaaaaaacaaataaggTCTAGAGTATTACGATATTTGGCGCGCTCCTAAAATCTCCCACTTTTGCGtcgaaaaatttaaataaacgcGCTTTTCCTTACATTCTTTCCTTCCATTCCCTCTCTCTTAGTCTCACTTTTCCCCTCCTTTTTCCGTACTTCACTTCTCTACTCCTACTAcctaattaacttaatttttacattatactcTTACTCTATTATTACCTGTAATATATGTTACTTACCTTGCTGATATCGAATCACCAATTTTCACTTCTATATTCCATAATCCTGATCTGTAGATTAGGATAAGCGTAACGAAAACATGCCTTGAAATTAATACAAACTTCGGCGGAAATTCAAACGTCATGTCACATGCTACATCACatctaaagactggttcacaataaaccggtaacggaaacgacaacgagaacggaaatattgttaaaatgtatttaaatgtgagcataactattgtgaatgctcacacttaaatacattttattttaacattatttctgttctcgtttccgttcctggtttattgtgaacaagtCTTTACGAAGAAAAACGCTATACTTCATCACACAACACTAATTTCTGCTAATATAGCCTACACCCTTCAAAAACTCCTAATCTTTCTCTAATATACACCTTTTATAAAACCCAACTTGTCACTGATATACATTCTTCATCACGCTTTAATCTTTCACTAATATTGCCCCTGTATGGCACCTTGTCCGAATTTATGTTATACGAAGTCTCTAATTTTAATGTCAAGTTTATTATATTGgcagttaatattaaataaataagtttttcttGACAGTATTTGTCCTTATACaaattttcaggagagatttCGGTATGATGGCATTGGAAATTTCCTTAAACTATTTAAGTAACACTTCATGTGTTAGGCATTGATCTTAATCCACTGCTTTCAACTAGGCATACATTAATAGTTTTGGTTCTCTTTTCCCAagtcatttcaaatgtaaatttaacCAGACCAAATTCACGACCTACAAGTCTGCTGTACTACTGTAACTGAAATATATAGATACCGGTAGCCTAATTGTGCTGGTACAATTTACTAATGCAGACTTTAACAGCTGGGAACTTAACTGGATGCATAGATACACTTCTTAAAGACAAGTGTGTGCTGAAACCTTAAAATAATCCTGGTTATTGGaaaattacattgaaaataaaggaTGGCAATGATGTTATATGCTAGGTAGATGCATTAATGTATGTTGTATTAAGTAGGCTAAGGCAGTAAAACACGTGTCTTATGAGGAATTAATCATAGGTATCACAGAATATTTGTTGTTGCAGACAAGCCGTCATATAAATCGATGTCGTTGTAATTGAAATtcagctgtaattaaaatgttggcaaatctTTACAATTCTGCTACCAAAGGAAAGCTGATTTTTATCCATACCAACTTACCGACCTGAATGTGTATGtgcaaggcatatcaaaagcctgaactaacctaacttgtcactgaTAACTTACTCGACCTTACGAAAGCTGGAATTCTATCTGTATATGTCCCTGCCAAAAAGCTTACGTGCAATCCTGCCTCGCCGCCACTGATCACATTCCAGTGCGAAATTGGCGTCTCTGCTTAGTTTGTCCTTTGTTTACGATCTGTATGAGTCGACTAAAAGCCAAGTACATAAATACATTCTACTTTTTTTTGGTAgcgcaattgtaaagaaattcCAAAGTATTTGTAGGAAATGCTTCAATTTATCATTTTCCATTACTGTTATACTTTCTCAAACATCatgattataattaatattgtaaataaagcatATAAGTACCGATAAGACATTATTTAAAGTTACTGTAAGTCAGCTATCACCGGTACTTATAATTTTGTTTGCTTTCTCTGTTGAGTCTATTGCATTTTCGTTGAAGAGTGCTATTATAAACATGCATTTTAAATTGTGCTTTCTGTTATGTTTACAggatttgaaaaatgcatttccaGAACGAGTTAAAGATATTAAGATGGATATATTTGCATTGGGAAAGATGACTTATCTAGATAATGTAGATGGCGGCTCTAGAATACAAACTCTTTTTCAAGAAGTGCCCAAAGCAGACTGGACAGATGgttgttattgtttatttctctcaTAGCAACTGTTTTTATGTACCGTACAGTAAGGCTTTTTTCTTATGATCATATGTATGAGTTTATAACCCATATTTAGAATTGTTTTTGTAATCTTAAATTTTACTGATAGTCACTTTAACTTCGAGATCATTTCACTACTATCGACTGTCTGTTTGGAGTGGTATATTATTGttgatacattaataataataataataataataataataataataataatataattaattgatgaactagtggacttactcgtgttaaatatgtaatatttgtccggcttacagctgtttcagtgcttcacgcaccatcatcagagcctactagatcgcggcgtcatctcgaacttatctgcctgttaggagggtgtgttttattgttggaaggtgttgaagtgtggagtcgaatagtgtgtgtgtactgaaattgatctgtgtgttgaggatttgatcggggtgtgttttagtgtgtttgtatatttcgtattgttctagtgtgttgagtttttggttcttgggttgtgtgtgtaggatttccatgtccgtatttatgttattgtatgtatggttagtattggttatgtgatcggcgtatgtagatgtattgtgtcctctggttatagctttaacgtgttctttgtagcgtgtttggaatgatctgcctgtctgtcctatgtagaacttgtcgcaactattacatttgagtttgtatacacctgtgtggtcgtatttatttgtttgtgttttttgtgtgttgagatgtctttgtagtgtgttttctgttctgtatgttatgttgtatttctgttttctgaatgaagatgcgatcttatgtgtgcttttgttttcatatgttagtgtgatgtatgtcttgtgttcttgtgtttgtgttgtgttttgtgtatttttgtgtttgttaagtttttgttttgtcttccttatgatgttgtctacaccccgatcaaatcctcaacgcacagatcaatttcagtacacacacactattcgactccacacttcaacaccttccaacaataaaacacaccctcctaacaggcagagaagttcgagatgacgccgcgatctagtaggctctgatgatggtgcgtgaagcattGAAACAGCTgcaagccggacaaatattacatatttaacacgagtaagtccactagttcatcaattaattatattcaagtgttaaaagtggtgtacgcaagattcaaaatggataataataatagtttatttcagaaaaatacaatgcaaagaaattgtaaattaacaaaattccagcactcCCCTGAAAGAATGTGTTCTTGTGCTCAGGGAAGGattcaatacataataaatttacatgcataaattataataaaataatatctaaaaattaataattactcataacaaattgcttaggttacatacattcttaaatttcaaactgttggaggtaaatagatgtgggtatttctttattaatttattataaattccaGGGCTGATATTAgtactatggttgaaagcagtgctcgttaaacacttggattCAAGCAAAtgtattgtatccatgcctttaGTTTTATGTTTGTGAGTAGGTATATGATCGGAAatagatttaatttttatgtataaaatgtaatagtgcattgatataaattttatgtattttcaagacttcaaattcaaaatacaaattttcggtAGATAAtcagtaggttttttttttttagacatattttaattattcttctctgtaataaatctagtggattaAGGTTAGTTTCATAAGTACCCCATCCTAATATTCCATATTTggttatagactgaaataaggcaagATAAACTGTACATACctagtacaataaaattaatcagtaattaatttaaGTGCCAAAAATGTTGTTATTAGAATCATAGTTAATTTAAAATCCATTAAAATCTACTTCGTTCATAttttagtacattttttttttaaatttgtgttgcAGATCCTGTAGTGAAAATTATTGGTGTTGTGCCTTCACAGACATTTATCAAATATTTAATCCGAAGTCACACATTTCAGGCGGGACTCTTTTCGTATGGAAGACCTGAGCTTTACTTGCTTATGTCACCTCAGTTGTATTTTGTGAGTATCAGTATGTGGGCTGTCATTGGTTTCTATGTGCCATT encodes:
- the mtTFB2 gene encoding dimethyladenosine transferase 2, mitochondrial; translation: MCIKIFTKNVSPHSSYSVIKVLLRQLNVVPTSTSDRYRILGSFLMGRNYSTRTETQTNVVHNDTEGAKTIKKKRIASESRKTKPSNTSSTEILDYMNSKPSLKSLLNHLPEKLLKRKRAKPDAFYAIDSDVANKLVELIGQDVVKGGVPVYEANPGLGLISKHLLNAGVQRLCVCEPSPSFSQQMKDLKNAFPERVKDIKMDIFALGKMTYLDNVDGGSRIQTLFQEVPKADWTDDPVVKIIGVVPSQTFIKYLIRSHTFQAGLFSYGRPELYLLMSPQLYFYLTCKPSDGNFLYRYISVLFQLTFQWSLLDKLPRKAFLPWENIPSIKKRSKLTKMRSIDPDVLYLVKIVPRHDFFKSVVPVDQLPSLWYFVRHNMMSRKNRVIPQLEKWIPGCGPRIITGGMTIHTQFGELTPKEILSIFRKFVSWPEFPVCPFLASMETIFMKMEPGSDDIGKESDEEEEEVPVVEDEIDS